A genomic segment from Streptosporangium roseum DSM 43021 encodes:
- a CDS encoding PLP-dependent aminotransferase family protein, which produces MVASEVRALFAVASRPEVVSLAGGMPYVTALPLDTVGELVADLVARRGPVALQYGSGQGDPHLREQICDVMRMEGIEANADDVVVTVGSQQALDLITRIFIDPGDVILAEGPSYVGALGTFSAYQAKVIHIAMDDEGIIPESLAQTIYALKTAGSPIKFLYTIPTFQNPAGVTLNVARRQQVLDICQRADVLIVEDNPYGMLGFDGEPMRALRADNADGVVYLGSFSKTLAPGFRVGWALAPHAIRDKLVLAMESAVLSHSSFTQLAVGQYLATQPWREQIKTFRELYRERRDAMLSSLEALMPADFTWTRPSGGFFVWATLPEGLDSKALLPRAVSERVAFVPGTGFYADGGGARHMRLSYCYPEPDRIREGVRRLAGVIEQELRLRDTFGTGSSPDHIGVDTPGPDLA; this is translated from the coding sequence ATGGTCGCCTCCGAGGTTCGAGCTCTTTTCGCCGTCGCGTCGAGGCCCGAGGTGGTCTCGCTCGCCGGTGGCATGCCGTACGTCACGGCACTCCCCCTCGACACCGTGGGGGAGCTCGTCGCCGATCTGGTGGCCCGCCGGGGCCCGGTCGCCCTGCAGTACGGCTCCGGCCAGGGCGACCCGCACCTGCGCGAGCAGATCTGCGACGTCATGCGCATGGAGGGGATCGAGGCCAACGCCGACGACGTCGTGGTGACCGTCGGTTCGCAGCAGGCACTCGACCTGATCACCCGCATCTTCATCGACCCCGGCGACGTCATCCTCGCCGAGGGGCCCTCCTACGTGGGCGCGCTGGGCACCTTCTCCGCCTACCAGGCCAAGGTCATCCACATCGCCATGGACGACGAGGGGATCATCCCCGAGTCGCTCGCCCAGACCATCTACGCCCTCAAGACCGCGGGCAGCCCGATCAAGTTCCTGTACACCATCCCCACCTTCCAGAACCCCGCCGGAGTGACGCTCAACGTGGCGCGCAGGCAGCAGGTGCTGGACATCTGCCAGCGAGCCGACGTGCTGATCGTCGAGGACAACCCGTACGGCATGCTCGGCTTCGACGGTGAGCCCATGCGGGCGCTGCGCGCCGACAACGCCGACGGCGTGGTCTACCTCGGCTCGTTCTCCAAGACCCTGGCCCCCGGTTTCCGGGTCGGCTGGGCGCTGGCCCCGCACGCCATCCGCGACAAGCTGGTGCTCGCGATGGAGTCTGCGGTCCTGTCCCACTCCTCCTTCACCCAGCTCGCCGTCGGGCAGTACCTCGCCACCCAGCCGTGGCGTGAGCAGATCAAGACCTTCCGGGAGCTCTATCGCGAGCGGCGGGACGCCATGCTCAGCTCGCTTGAGGCCCTCATGCCCGCCGACTTCACCTGGACCCGCCCCAGCGGCGGTTTCTTCGTCTGGGCCACCCTGCCCGAGGGGCTCGACTCCAAGGCGCTCCTGCCACGCGCGGTCTCCGAGCGGGTGGCCTTCGTCCCGGGCACCGGCTTCTACGCCGACGGCGGCGGTGCGCGGCACATGCGGCTGTCCTACTGCTACCCGGAGCCCGACCGCATCCGCGAAGGCGTCCGCCGCCTGGCCGGAGTGATCGAGCAGGAGCTGCGGCTGCGCGACACGTTCGGCACCGGCTCCTCTCCCGACCACATCGGAGTGGACACCCCGGGGCCGGATCTCGCCTGA
- the trxA gene encoding thioredoxin, whose translation MGAIKNVTDASFDADVLKSDKPVIVDFWAEWCGPCRQVAPILEEIANEQADKLTIVKLNVDENPSTAGNYGVLQIPTLNVYKNGEVVKQIIGAKPKAMLLRELEGII comes from the coding sequence TTGGGCGCCATCAAGAACGTGACCGACGCCAGCTTCGACGCCGACGTCCTCAAGAGCGACAAGCCCGTCATCGTCGACTTCTGGGCCGAGTGGTGCGGCCCCTGCCGCCAGGTCGCGCCGATCCTGGAGGAGATCGCGAACGAGCAGGCCGACAAGCTGACCATCGTCAAGCTGAACGTCGACGAGAACCCGTCAACTGCCGGCAATTACGGCGTACTCCAGATTCCGACCCTGAACGTCTATAAGAACGGAGAGGTCGTGAAGCAGATCATCGGCGCCAAGCCGAAGGCCATGCTGCTCCGCGAGCTCGAGGGCATCATCTAG
- a CDS encoding threonine aldolase family protein → MLTPTPFPKSFASDNHAGVHPAVLAAVVEANTGDAPAYGDDIWTRAAEDAFRAEFGAQATVYPMFNGTGANVVGLGLVLRPYDAVLCPDTAHINSNECGAVERVLGTKLIPLPTGNGKITVDDIRGQLSALGNTQRSQPRVISISQVTECGTCYTADEIADLAEFAHARGLFLHMDGARLANAAAELNCSMRALTTDVGVDLFSFGGTKNGAMGAEALVILNPELDAPALFLRKQGMQLASKMRFVSAQLTALLTGDLWRENAAHANAMAHRLADGVADLPGLSLRYPVQSNAVFPALPEKAIAELQQRYLFHVWDADENVVRWVTSFDTTPEHVNTFISDIHLAVRAAIDG, encoded by the coding sequence GTGCTGACTCCCACTCCCTTCCCCAAGAGCTTCGCCAGCGACAACCACGCGGGCGTGCACCCCGCGGTGCTCGCCGCCGTCGTCGAGGCCAATACCGGAGACGCCCCTGCCTACGGGGATGACATCTGGACCCGGGCGGCAGAGGACGCCTTCCGCGCCGAGTTCGGCGCCCAGGCGACCGTCTACCCCATGTTCAACGGCACCGGCGCCAACGTGGTGGGGCTGGGCCTCGTGCTGCGTCCCTACGACGCCGTGCTCTGCCCTGACACCGCCCACATCAACAGCAACGAATGCGGTGCCGTGGAACGCGTGCTCGGCACCAAGCTGATCCCCCTTCCCACGGGCAACGGCAAGATCACTGTGGACGACATCCGCGGCCAGCTCTCCGCACTGGGCAACACGCAGCGCTCCCAGCCTCGCGTCATCTCCATCTCCCAGGTGACCGAGTGCGGTACCTGCTACACCGCCGACGAGATCGCCGACCTGGCGGAGTTCGCTCACGCCCGTGGTCTCTTCCTCCACATGGACGGTGCTCGCCTGGCCAACGCGGCGGCCGAGCTCAACTGCTCGATGCGTGCGCTCACCACCGACGTGGGGGTGGACCTGTTCAGCTTCGGCGGGACCAAGAACGGCGCCATGGGCGCGGAGGCGCTCGTCATCCTCAACCCCGAGCTGGACGCTCCGGCGCTGTTCCTCCGCAAGCAGGGCATGCAGCTCGCCTCCAAGATGCGCTTCGTCTCCGCTCAGCTGACTGCGCTCCTCACCGGTGACCTCTGGCGTGAGAACGCCGCTCATGCCAACGCGATGGCCCACCGGCTGGCCGACGGCGTCGCCGACCTCCCCGGCCTCTCGCTCCGCTATCCCGTCCAGTCCAACGCCGTCTTCCCAGCTCTCCCGGAGAAGGCGATCGCGGAGCTCCAGCAGCGTTACCTCTTCCACGTCTGGGACGCGGACGAGAACGTGGTGCGGTGGGTGACGTCCTTCGACACCACGCCCGAGCACGTCAACACGTTCATCTCCGACATCCACCTCGCTGTCCGCGCGGCGATCGACGGCTAA
- a CDS encoding D-alanine--D-alanine ligase family protein → MSDLGYVLVLAGGLSYEREVSLRSGRRVSEVLRTAGIVVETRDTDASLVPSILADPPDAVFVTLHGGAGEDGAIRSVLELLSVPYVGAGPDACRVAFDKPTAKTVVRSVGLRTPDSVTLPKETFHDLGASTVLTRIVERLGLPLFVKPSRGGSALGASIVRAAEDLPAAMVGCFAYGDTALIERCIEGVEVAVSVVDLGGGPMALPPVEIVPDKGVYDYAARYTAGHTEFFAPARLSPEAAAACAEMAVTAHTALGLRDISRTDLIVDGDGLPHFLEVNVAPGMTETSLLPMAVEAAGDDLGTLCRVLLEQAAARGAA, encoded by the coding sequence GTGAGTGATCTGGGCTACGTGCTCGTCCTGGCAGGCGGACTGTCTTACGAGCGGGAGGTGTCCCTCCGCTCCGGCCGCCGGGTGAGCGAGGTGCTGCGCACGGCGGGGATCGTCGTGGAGACCCGTGACACCGACGCCTCGCTCGTGCCCTCCATACTCGCCGACCCGCCGGACGCGGTCTTCGTCACCCTTCACGGCGGGGCCGGTGAGGACGGCGCCATCCGCTCGGTGCTCGAACTCCTCTCCGTCCCCTATGTCGGCGCCGGCCCCGACGCCTGCCGGGTGGCCTTCGACAAGCCCACCGCCAAGACGGTCGTCCGCTCCGTCGGGCTGCGCACCCCCGACTCGGTGACGCTCCCCAAGGAGACCTTCCACGACCTCGGCGCCTCCACGGTGCTGACCCGCATCGTGGAGCGCCTCGGTCTCCCCCTGTTCGTCAAGCCCTCCCGCGGCGGCTCCGCGCTCGGCGCGTCGATCGTCCGTGCCGCCGAGGACCTCCCCGCCGCCATGGTCGGCTGCTTCGCCTACGGTGACACCGCGCTGATCGAACGCTGCATCGAGGGTGTCGAGGTGGCCGTCTCCGTGGTCGATCTCGGCGGCGGCCCGATGGCCCTGCCCCCCGTGGAGATCGTTCCCGACAAGGGCGTCTATGACTACGCGGCCCGCTACACCGCCGGCCACACCGAGTTCTTCGCCCCAGCCCGCCTGTCCCCCGAGGCCGCCGCCGCCTGCGCCGAGATGGCCGTGACCGCGCACACCGCCCTCGGCCTCCGTGACATCTCCCGCACCGACCTCATCGTCGACGGGGACGGCCTCCCCCATTTCCTTGAGGTCAACGTCGCCCCCGGCATGACCGAGACCTCCCTTCTCCCGATGGCCGTCGAGGCCGCCGGCGACGACCTCGGCACCCTCTGCCGCGTCCTGCTGGAGCAGGCCGCCGCCCGCGGCGCCGCCTGA
- the trxB gene encoding thioredoxin-disulfide reductase, whose protein sequence is MMDVRNVIIIGSGPAGYTSAVYSARADLKPLIFEGSVTAGGALMNTTEVENFPGFPDGIMGPDLMDNMRKQAERFGAELIADDVVEVDLTVTPKVVRTATDTYHAKAVILAMGSGYRELGVPNEKRLSGHGVSWCATCDGFFFRGQDIVVVGGGDTAMEEAIFLTRFAGSVTVVHRRDELRASKIMQDRAFANEKIRFVWDSEVADVLGESKVSGVRLRNLKTGEESELPATGLFIAIGHDPRTELVKGQVELDDEGYIKVDSPSTRTNLDGVFAAGDVVDHTYRQAITAAGTGTAASLDAERWLSDHDDN, encoded by the coding sequence GGTTACACGTCGGCTGTGTACTCTGCGCGTGCCGACCTCAAGCCCTTGATCTTCGAGGGTTCGGTCACCGCCGGCGGCGCGCTGATGAACACCACCGAGGTGGAGAACTTCCCCGGCTTCCCCGACGGCATCATGGGCCCCGACCTCATGGACAACATGCGCAAGCAGGCCGAGCGGTTCGGCGCCGAGCTGATCGCCGACGACGTGGTCGAGGTCGACCTGACCGTCACCCCCAAGGTCGTCAGGACCGCCACCGACACCTACCACGCCAAGGCCGTCATCCTGGCCATGGGCTCCGGCTACCGCGAGCTGGGCGTGCCCAACGAGAAGCGCCTGTCCGGCCACGGCGTCTCCTGGTGCGCCACCTGCGACGGCTTCTTCTTCCGCGGCCAGGACATCGTGGTCGTCGGCGGCGGCGACACCGCCATGGAGGAGGCCATCTTCCTCACCCGGTTCGCCGGCTCGGTGACCGTCGTGCACCGCCGCGACGAGCTGCGCGCCAGCAAGATCATGCAGGACCGCGCGTTCGCCAACGAGAAGATCCGTTTCGTCTGGGACAGCGAGGTCGCCGACGTCCTGGGCGAGTCCAAGGTCTCCGGGGTCCGCCTGCGCAACCTCAAGACCGGCGAGGAGAGCGAGCTCCCGGCCACCGGCCTGTTCATCGCGATCGGCCACGACCCCCGCACCGAGCTCGTCAAGGGCCAGGTGGAGCTCGACGACGAGGGCTACATCAAGGTCGACTCCCCCTCCACGCGGACCAACCTTGACGGTGTCTTCGCCGCCGGCGACGTCGTCGACCACACCTACCGCCAGGCGATCACCGCCGCGGGCACCGGCACCGCCGCCTCGCTCGACGCCGAGCGCTGGCTGAGCGACCACGACGACAACTGA